A genomic segment from Dietzia psychralcaliphila encodes:
- the hemW gene encoding radical SAM family heme chaperone HemW yields the protein MTTGVTDPTGLALSPPPRDPRAPFGIYLHVPFCASRCGYCDFNTYTAGELGSATSPADWERAAALEIERAASVLAGSGTPPTVDTVFVGGGTPSLVGAEVLVGMLERIRSTFGLTPGAEVTTESNPESTSPEFFERLREGGFTRISLGMQSTAAHVLRVLDRAHTPGRPQEAVAEATRAGFDHVNLDVIYGTPGETDDDLARTLDAVVDAGVDHVSAYSLIVEDGTALARRIRRGELPGTVDDVLADRYEQVAERLSRSGFHWYEVSNFATDEAGYCRHNMGYWRGGDWWGIGPGAHSHVAGARWWNLRHPARYAAACDSGDLPVEGGERLHDADRHLERIMTGLRLAEGLPDGAFTAEERERADLQVEAGLLRRRPSDGADGPGYALTESGRLLADGVVRDVLL from the coding sequence GTGACGACCGGGGTCACCGATCCAACCGGCCTCGCCCTCTCCCCGCCGCCGCGCGACCCGCGGGCACCGTTCGGCATCTACCTCCACGTCCCGTTCTGTGCCTCCCGGTGTGGCTACTGCGACTTCAACACCTACACGGCCGGCGAACTCGGGTCCGCGACCTCGCCCGCCGACTGGGAGCGCGCCGCTGCACTGGAGATCGAGCGGGCCGCGTCGGTCCTGGCCGGGTCGGGTACCCCGCCGACGGTCGACACGGTCTTCGTCGGCGGCGGGACACCGTCTCTGGTGGGGGCCGAGGTCCTGGTGGGGATGCTCGAGCGCATCCGGTCGACGTTCGGCCTCACGCCCGGCGCCGAGGTGACCACCGAGAGCAACCCCGAGTCCACCTCGCCGGAGTTCTTCGAACGACTCCGCGAGGGCGGGTTCACCCGGATCTCGCTGGGGATGCAGTCCACAGCGGCGCATGTCCTGCGCGTACTGGACCGTGCCCACACCCCGGGCCGCCCACAGGAGGCGGTGGCCGAGGCGACCCGCGCAGGGTTCGACCACGTCAACCTCGACGTGATCTACGGGACTCCGGGGGAGACCGACGACGACCTCGCCCGCACCCTCGACGCCGTGGTCGACGCAGGTGTGGACCACGTGTCCGCCTATTCGCTCATCGTCGAGGACGGCACCGCCCTGGCCCGGAGGATCCGGCGGGGAGAGCTGCCCGGGACCGTCGACGACGTGCTGGCCGACCGCTACGAGCAGGTGGCGGAGCGACTGTCACGGTCGGGCTTCCACTGGTACGAGGTCTCCAACTTTGCGACCGACGAGGCGGGATACTGCCGCCACAACATGGGGTACTGGCGCGGTGGTGACTGGTGGGGGATCGGGCCCGGCGCACACTCCCACGTCGCCGGTGCCCGGTGGTGGAACCTGCGTCACCCGGCCCGGTACGCCGCGGCCTGCGACTCCGGGGACCTGCCGGTGGAGGGCGGGGAGCGGCTCCACGACGCCGACCGGCACCTCGAGCGGATCATGACCGGCCTGCGGCTGGCCGAGGGGCTCCCCGACGGGGCGTTCACGGCGGAGGAGAGAGAGCGGGCGGACCTCCAGGTGGAGGCGGGTCTGCTGCGGCGCCGGCCCTCGGACGGGGCCGACGGCCCCGGGTACGCGCTGACGGAGTCGGGCAGGTTGCTGGCGGACGGTGTCGTGCGCGACGTCCTCCTGTAG
- the hrcA gene encoding heat-inducible transcriptional repressor HrcA, which yields MSSTADRRTDVLRAIVSDYIASHEPVGSKTLVDRHSLGVSSATIRNDMAVLEAEGFIVQPHTSSGRIPTEKGYRHFVDSIEEITPLSRAQRRAIQAFLEGAVDLDDVLRRAVRLLSQLTRQVAVVQYPVLGSCTVRHLEVVSLAPTRLLLVLITDTGRVDQRTVELAAPLTDGDLSELRTLLSEAVADKRLSEASKALTATPERARPDYRDAAERCVTVLVETLVEQPDDRIVLGGTANLTRSAADFDGSLRSVLEALEEQVVILRLLSAAQSVGMGGPGGVTVQIGEETRAAEIRGASVVSSVYGSERQMLGGMGVLGPTRMDYPGTIASVAAVAHYVGEILSGH from the coding sequence ATGTCGAGCACGGCCGATCGCAGGACCGACGTCCTTCGTGCGATCGTCTCCGACTACATCGCCTCGCACGAGCCGGTCGGCTCCAAGACACTGGTCGACCGCCATTCCCTGGGGGTGTCCAGCGCGACGATCCGCAACGACATGGCGGTGCTCGAGGCGGAGGGCTTCATCGTCCAGCCCCACACCAGTTCCGGCCGGATCCCCACGGAGAAGGGCTACCGCCACTTCGTCGATTCGATCGAGGAGATCACGCCGCTGTCGCGCGCCCAGCGACGCGCTATCCAGGCGTTCCTCGAGGGCGCGGTCGACCTGGACGACGTCCTCCGGCGGGCGGTGAGGTTGCTGTCCCAGCTCACCCGCCAGGTCGCCGTGGTCCAGTACCCGGTCCTGGGCAGTTGCACCGTGCGCCACCTCGAGGTGGTGAGCCTGGCCCCCACCCGACTGTTGTTGGTGTTGATCACGGACACCGGCCGCGTGGACCAGCGGACCGTCGAGCTGGCCGCCCCGCTGACGGACGGCGATCTGTCCGAACTCCGGACCCTCCTCTCGGAGGCGGTGGCGGACAAGCGCCTCAGTGAGGCATCGAAGGCGCTGACCGCCACGCCGGAACGCGCCCGCCCCGACTACCGCGACGCCGCGGAGCGGTGCGTGACGGTACTGGTGGAGACACTGGTGGAGCAGCCGGACGACCGCATCGTCCTGGGAGGAACCGCCAACCTCACCCGTAGTGCGGCCGACTTCGACGGATCCCTCAGGTCGGTCCTCGAGGCGTTGGAGGAGCAGGTCGTGATCCTGCGGTTGCTCTCGGCGGCCCAGTCCGTGGGGATGGGAGGCCCCGGCGGGGTCACCGTCCAGATCGGCGAGGAGACCCGGGCGGCGGAGATCCGCGGCGCGTCGGTGGTGTCCTCCGTGTACGGCTCCGAGCGCCAGATGCTCGGCGGGATGGGGGTGCTCGGGCCCACGAGGATGGACTACCCGGGAACAATCGCCTCGGTCGCCGCTGTTGCCCACTACGTGGGCGAGATCCTGTCCGGGCACTGA
- the dnaJ gene encoding molecular chaperone DnaJ: MSRDYYGTLGVDRGASESEIKRAYRKLARELHPDVNPSDEARERFTEITAMYEVLTDPEKRRVVDMGGDPLDSSPGGGYGGGFGGGGFGSGGGLGDVFEAFFGGGGGGGGRGPRSRVQPGSDALIRVNLTLAECATGVTKEIQVDTAVLCETCHGKGSKSDAPPAKCGMCQGQGEIQSVQRSLLGNIMTSRPCPTCAGTGEIITDPCGDCTGQGRVRKRRTVSAKIPAGVGGGMRIRLAGQGEVGPGGGPAGDLYIEVNERTHPVFVRDGEDLHCTVRVPVVDAILGGRVDLETVVGDDLEIDIPAGIQPGHTVTLSGRGMPRVRGGGAGDLTVHMEVVIPEKLDRKRRDLVEQLRRLGGDSAEIVNEDTARRGGLFSRLRDAVAGH; encoded by the coding sequence GTGTCACGCGACTACTACGGGACCCTCGGGGTCGATCGGGGTGCCTCGGAGTCCGAGATCAAGCGCGCCTACCGCAAGCTCGCCCGCGAGCTGCACCCCGACGTCAACCCGTCGGACGAGGCGCGTGAGCGGTTCACCGAGATCACCGCGATGTACGAGGTCCTCACGGACCCCGAGAAGCGACGCGTCGTGGACATGGGCGGCGATCCCCTCGACTCGTCGCCCGGAGGCGGATACGGCGGCGGCTTCGGAGGCGGAGGGTTCGGCAGCGGTGGTGGCCTGGGCGACGTGTTCGAGGCGTTCTTCGGCGGCGGCGGGGGCGGTGGCGGACGTGGTCCCCGGAGCCGTGTGCAACCGGGCTCCGACGCGCTGATCCGCGTGAACCTGACCCTGGCGGAGTGCGCCACCGGCGTCACCAAGGAGATCCAGGTCGACACGGCCGTCCTCTGTGAGACCTGCCACGGCAAGGGGTCGAAGAGCGACGCGCCGCCCGCGAAGTGCGGAATGTGTCAGGGGCAGGGTGAGATCCAGTCGGTCCAGCGCTCCCTGTTGGGCAACATCATGACCAGCCGCCCGTGCCCCACCTGCGCGGGCACCGGCGAGATCATCACCGATCCGTGTGGCGACTGCACCGGCCAGGGGCGCGTCCGCAAGCGTCGCACCGTCTCGGCCAAGATCCCCGCCGGCGTAGGCGGCGGGATGCGGATCCGACTGGCCGGTCAGGGCGAGGTCGGCCCCGGTGGTGGTCCCGCCGGTGACCTCTACATCGAGGTCAACGAGCGCACCCACCCGGTGTTCGTCCGGGACGGGGAGGACCTGCACTGCACGGTTCGCGTCCCGGTGGTGGACGCCATCCTCGGTGGCAGGGTGGACCTGGAGACCGTGGTGGGCGACGACCTCGAGATCGACATCCCGGCCGGCATCCAGCCCGGGCACACGGTCACCCTGTCGGGTCGCGGCATGCCCCGCGTCCGCGGCGGCGGTGCCGGCGACCTCACGGTGCACATGGAGGTGGTGATCCCCGAGAAGCTGGACCGCAAGCGTCGTGATCTCGTGGAGCAGCTGCGCCGGCTCGGCGGCGACTCGGCCGAGATCGTCAACGAGGACACCGCCCGCCGAGGCGGGTTGTTCTCGCGTCTGCGCGACGCGGTCGCGGGCCACTGA
- a CDS encoding 16S rRNA (uracil(1498)-N(3))-methyltransferase gives MTPPLFRVDTVPAVGETAVLDGTEGRHAGSALRVRPGENIRVGDGRGAVADCTVLTSGPGRVEAEVLALDVVARPTPLVTIVQALPKSERSELAVELATEAGADRIVPWQADRCVSRWAGPKLDKGRTKWANAARAAAKQSRREWEPEIGGLLDSTALTALVADEVGAGAAVLVLHEDGAAGFADAVTAAGPVERILLVVGPEGGVSDAEIDSLTHVGARAVVLGPEVLRTSSAAAVALGALGVLTRRWARAGTTLDPSAPPPRK, from the coding sequence GTGACCCCGCCCCTGTTCCGGGTCGACACGGTCCCCGCCGTCGGCGAGACGGCCGTCCTGGACGGCACGGAGGGTAGGCACGCCGGCTCGGCCCTCCGGGTGCGGCCCGGGGAGAACATCCGGGTGGGCGACGGCCGTGGCGCGGTGGCCGACTGCACCGTACTGACGTCGGGACCCGGCCGGGTCGAGGCGGAGGTCCTGGCCCTGGACGTGGTCGCCCGCCCGACGCCCCTGGTGACGATCGTCCAGGCCCTCCCCAAGTCCGAACGCTCCGAGCTCGCCGTGGAGCTGGCCACGGAGGCCGGGGCGGACCGGATCGTGCCGTGGCAGGCGGACCGGTGTGTGAGCCGCTGGGCGGGGCCCAAGCTCGACAAGGGCCGCACGAAGTGGGCCAACGCGGCCCGTGCCGCAGCCAAGCAGTCCCGGCGGGAGTGGGAGCCGGAGATCGGCGGACTCCTCGACTCCACCGCTCTCACGGCGCTCGTGGCCGACGAGGTCGGGGCGGGAGCGGCCGTCCTGGTGCTGCACGAGGACGGAGCCGCCGGATTCGCGGACGCCGTGACCGCGGCGGGGCCCGTGGAGCGGATCCTCCTCGTCGTCGGGCCCGAGGGCGGCGTCTCCGACGCCGAGATCGACTCACTCACCCACGTCGGGGCCCGCGCCGTCGTCCTGGGTCCCGAGGTGCTGCGCACCTCCAGCGCCGCCGCGGTGGCGCTGGGCGCCCTCGGAGTTCTCACGCGGAGATGGGCCCGCGCTGGTACTACACTCGACCCGTCCGCACCACCACCCAGGAAGTGA
- a CDS encoding PhoH family protein, which translates to MSDTVAETQGDDRRGPAGSPSRTAVQLDPDLAMAVLGAADANLRALEELLDADLHVRGGTMTISGDPGAVDQASRVVSDLLRQARRGVEITPASVRRSVEILADSGPLTPEEVLGTDVLSRRGGMIRPKTVGQKRYVDAIDDHTVVFGLGPAGTGKTYLAMAKAVAALRAKDVSRIILTRPAVEAGERLGYLPGTLHEKIDPYLRPLYDSLHDMMDPEAIPKLMAAGVIEVAPLAYMRGRTLNDAFIILDEAQNTTPEQMKMFLTRLGFGSKIVVTGDITQIDLPGGQRSGLKVVRDILKGVPDIHFSELTSADVVRHALVARIVDAYAKHEERLDRGEEPTAVHRSREHRHR; encoded by the coding sequence GTGAGCGACACGGTCGCCGAGACGCAGGGCGACGACCGGCGAGGCCCCGCCGGCTCACCCTCCCGCACGGCGGTCCAGCTCGACCCCGACCTGGCCATGGCGGTGCTCGGCGCCGCGGACGCCAACCTCAGGGCGCTCGAGGAGCTACTCGACGCCGACCTGCACGTCCGGGGCGGCACCATGACCATCTCCGGCGACCCCGGGGCCGTCGACCAGGCCTCACGGGTGGTCTCCGACCTGCTGCGGCAGGCCAGGCGGGGTGTGGAGATCACCCCGGCGTCGGTGCGACGCTCGGTCGAGATCCTCGCCGACTCCGGGCCGTTGACGCCTGAGGAGGTGCTGGGCACGGACGTGCTGTCCCGACGCGGGGGCATGATCCGGCCCAAGACGGTGGGGCAGAAGCGGTACGTCGACGCGATCGACGACCACACGGTGGTGTTCGGGCTCGGTCCCGCCGGGACGGGCAAGACCTACCTCGCGATGGCCAAGGCGGTCGCCGCGCTGAGGGCCAAGGACGTCAGCCGCATCATCCTCACCCGCCCCGCGGTCGAGGCCGGGGAGCGGCTGGGATATCTGCCCGGCACCCTGCACGAGAAGATCGACCCGTACCTGCGGCCGCTGTACGACTCGCTGCACGACATGATGGACCCGGAGGCGATCCCCAAGCTCATGGCGGCCGGGGTCATCGAGGTGGCGCCGCTGGCCTACATGCGCGGTCGCACGCTCAACGACGCGTTCATCATCCTCGACGAGGCACAGAACACCACGCCCGAGCAGATGAAGATGTTCCTGACCCGCCTCGGCTTCGGCTCGAAGATCGTGGTGACGGGGGATATCACCCAGATCGACCTCCCGGGCGGGCAGCGTTCCGGGCTCAAGGTGGTGCGCGACATCCTCAAGGGGGTGCCCGACATCCACTTCTCGGAGCTCACCTCCGCCGACGTCGTCCGGCACGCGCTGGTGGCCCGGATCGTCGACGCCTACGCGAAGCACGAGGAGCGCCTCGACAGGGGCGAGGAACCCACCGCAGTCCACAGGAGCAGGGAGCACCGCCACCGATGA
- the ybeY gene encoding rRNA maturation RNase YbeY, which produces MSIEVANESGVEVDEAELIDVAAFVIARMDVHPAAELSITLVDKDTMADLHVTWMNLPGPTDVMSFPMDELSPGGRPDLPDPGPAMLGDIVLCPAFAADQAASSGHPLAHELALLTVHGCLHLLGYDHAEPAEEREMFGLQNELLGEWYDHRDAPRDDAPRADA; this is translated from the coding sequence ATGAGTATCGAGGTCGCCAACGAGTCGGGCGTGGAGGTCGACGAGGCCGAACTCATCGACGTGGCCGCGTTCGTGATCGCCCGGATGGACGTCCACCCGGCCGCGGAGCTGTCGATCACGCTCGTGGACAAGGACACCATGGCGGATCTCCACGTGACGTGGATGAACCTGCCGGGTCCCACCGACGTCATGAGCTTCCCCATGGACGAGCTCTCCCCGGGGGGTCGGCCCGACCTGCCCGACCCCGGCCCCGCGATGCTCGGGGACATCGTGTTGTGCCCGGCGTTCGCCGCCGACCAGGCCGCCAGCTCTGGGCATCCGCTCGCGCACGAGCTCGCGCTGCTCACCGTGCACGGGTGCCTGCACCTGCTCGGTTACGACCACGCCGAGCCCGCGGAGGAACGTGAGATGTTCGGCCTGCAGAACGAGCTGCTCGGCGAATGGTACGACCACCGCGACGCCCCTCGCGACGACGCCCCGCGTGCGGACGCCTGA
- a CDS encoding hemolysin family protein: MDQTILTAGAAVLLILVAGVFAALDAALSTVSVARVEEMAKEPRYGAKRLSRMLLNRPRYINVAVLLHLLSLISGVVLLTVVFAEVIESTVWALVGVIAVTTIAAYVVAGVGPRTLGRQHAYSLALGASTPLAVLGFVLGPVASLLVGVGNAVTPGRGFRNGPFASEIELLEIVDMARERGVVADDESRMIQSVFELGGTTAREVMTPRTEMVWIESDKTVGQAARLTVKSGYSRIPVVAGDNSDDVVGVIYLRDIVARLDDPDGRAAPVADVMRPAVFVPDAKRIDDLLSEMQRDHNHLAILVDEYGGTAGLVSIEDILEEIVGEIVDEYDTTEVPPVEEMEDGRHRLSARLGLDEVAELFDVEFPDEVTEEVETIGGLMALELGRVPLPGAHVVTAGLDLRAEGGHDRRGRVKVVTVVAERTDSAADGTHENDDEENR, encoded by the coding sequence GTGGACCAGACGATTCTCACAGCCGGTGCGGCTGTACTTCTCATCCTGGTCGCCGGTGTCTTCGCCGCCCTCGACGCCGCGCTGAGCACGGTCTCGGTGGCCCGGGTCGAGGAGATGGCCAAGGAACCCCGCTACGGGGCGAAGAGGCTGTCCCGGATGCTGCTCAACCGTCCGCGCTACATCAACGTCGCGGTGCTACTGCACCTGTTGAGCCTGATCTCCGGTGTCGTGCTCCTGACCGTCGTCTTTGCCGAGGTCATCGAGTCCACGGTCTGGGCGCTGGTCGGGGTGATCGCGGTGACGACCATCGCGGCCTACGTCGTGGCCGGCGTCGGTCCCCGCACGCTGGGGCGTCAACACGCGTATTCGCTGGCACTGGGCGCCTCCACGCCCCTGGCGGTGCTCGGGTTCGTCCTGGGTCCCGTCGCCAGCCTCCTGGTGGGTGTCGGCAACGCCGTCACCCCGGGCCGCGGTTTCCGCAACGGCCCGTTCGCCTCGGAGATCGAGCTGCTCGAGATCGTGGACATGGCGCGTGAGCGCGGGGTCGTGGCCGACGACGAGTCGCGCATGATCCAGTCGGTGTTCGAACTCGGGGGCACCACCGCGCGCGAGGTCATGACCCCGCGGACCGAGATGGTGTGGATCGAGTCGGACAAGACGGTCGGCCAGGCCGCGCGGTTGACGGTCAAGTCCGGTTATTCCCGGATCCCGGTGGTGGCCGGCGACAACTCCGACGACGTGGTGGGCGTGATCTACCTCCGGGACATCGTGGCCCGTCTGGACGATCCGGACGGCCGCGCGGCCCCCGTCGCCGACGTGATGCGACCCGCGGTGTTCGTGCCCGACGCCAAGAGGATCGACGACCTGCTCTCGGAGATGCAGAGGGACCACAACCATCTGGCGATCCTCGTCGACGAGTACGGCGGGACCGCGGGGCTGGTGTCCATCGAGGACATCCTCGAGGAGATCGTCGGCGAGATCGTGGACGAGTACGACACCACTGAGGTACCCCCCGTCGAGGAGATGGAGGACGGGAGGCACCGCCTGTCGGCCAGGCTCGGGCTGGACGAGGTCGCCGAGTTGTTCGACGTGGAGTTCCCGGACGAGGTGACCGAGGAGGTCGAGACCATCGGAGGGCTGATGGCGCTCGAACTCGGTCGCGTCCCGCTACCGGGTGCGCACGTGGTCACGGCAGGGCTGGACCTGCGCGCGGAGGGCGGGCACGACCGCCGCGGCCGGGTCAAGGTGGTCACCGTGGTGGCCGAACGGACCGACTCCGCCGCCGACGGCACACACGAGAACGACGACGAGGAGAACCGATGA
- the era gene encoding GTPase Era, whose translation MTTPEGFRSGFVSFVGRPNTGKSTLTNALVGEKIAITSSRPQTTRHAIRGLVHRPDAQIILVDTPGLHRPRTLLGERLNALVEETYSDVDLIGLCIPAGERIGPGDRWILEQVRKLCPTTPILGLVTKIDTVFKPRMMEQLVAVSTLLGPDSEVVPVSAASGEQVDVVADLIASLLPEGPRFYPDDVITEESDESRMSELIREAALEGVRDELPHSIAVSIEEVLPHEGRDDMVDVHATVYVERQSQKAIVLGKGGSRMREVGTQARAGIEQLLGTKVYLDLHVKVLKEWQRDPKMLGRLGF comes from the coding sequence ATGACCACCCCCGAGGGCTTCCGGAGCGGTTTCGTCAGCTTCGTCGGTCGGCCGAACACCGGCAAGTCCACGCTCACCAATGCGCTGGTGGGTGAGAAGATCGCCATCACCTCCTCGCGTCCCCAGACCACCCGGCACGCGATCCGCGGGCTGGTCCACCGCCCGGACGCCCAGATCATCCTGGTCGACACCCCGGGACTGCACCGACCGCGCACCCTGCTCGGCGAGCGGTTGAACGCGCTGGTGGAGGAGACCTACTCCGACGTCGACCTGATCGGGTTGTGCATCCCGGCGGGGGAGCGGATCGGCCCCGGCGACCGCTGGATCCTCGAGCAGGTGCGCAAACTCTGCCCCACCACCCCGATCCTGGGCCTGGTCACCAAGATCGACACCGTCTTCAAGCCGAGGATGATGGAGCAGTTGGTCGCGGTCTCCACGCTCCTCGGGCCGGACTCGGAGGTCGTCCCGGTGTCGGCCGCGTCCGGCGAACAGGTGGATGTGGTGGCGGACCTCATCGCCTCGCTGCTGCCCGAGGGGCCGCGGTTCTACCCCGACGATGTGATCACCGAGGAGTCCGACGAGTCCCGGATGTCCGAGCTCATCCGCGAGGCCGCCCTCGAGGGCGTGCGGGACGAGCTGCCCCACTCGATCGCCGTGTCGATCGAGGAGGTGCTGCCGCATGAGGGCCGCGACGACATGGTGGACGTCCATGCCACGGTCTACGTGGAGCGGCAGAGCCAGAAGGCGATCGTCCTGGGCAAGGGCGGCTCGCGTATGCGTGAGGTGGGCACCCAGGCCCGGGCGGGTATCGAACAACTCCTGGGAACCAAGGTGTACCTGGACCTCCACGTCAAGGTTCTCAAGGAATGGCAGCGCGACCCGAAGATGCTCGGGCGGCTGGGTTTCTAG
- the recO gene encoding DNA repair protein RecO yields the protein MHPFTDSGLVVRTYDLGEADRIVTLLTEHHGLVRAVARAVRRTRSRMGASLEPFAVVEVQIAPGRGRSGLGTVRQASSRESLARPLVADYPAYTSGCVVLETAERLAGEEGAPTPRLLGLAVGALRSLAEHRRPPGLVADAFLLRAMAASGWEPVLDCCVSCGVVGPHRAFHVASGGTVCVHCRPQGCAMLSPGVAEHLSALLGGDWDAVTVSSPAVVRQASGIAAAHLQWHLERDLRSLPLVDRGTVDPVPVEPRPVDPRPVDPVLVDSVPVVPRPSETVEESRARTTQIP from the coding sequence ATGCACCCGTTCACCGACAGCGGCCTCGTCGTGCGTACCTACGACCTCGGCGAGGCCGACCGGATCGTCACCCTGCTCACCGAACACCACGGGTTGGTCAGGGCAGTCGCCCGCGCAGTCCGCCGTACCCGCTCGCGGATGGGCGCCAGCCTCGAGCCGTTCGCCGTGGTGGAAGTACAGATCGCACCGGGTCGTGGCCGGAGTGGTCTGGGCACCGTGAGGCAGGCGTCGAGCCGGGAGTCACTGGCACGGCCTCTCGTGGCGGACTACCCGGCCTACACCTCCGGGTGCGTGGTGCTGGAGACCGCGGAGCGGCTGGCAGGGGAGGAGGGCGCACCCACGCCGAGACTGCTCGGCCTCGCCGTCGGCGCCCTCCGCTCCCTGGCCGAACACCGTCGCCCGCCGGGACTCGTCGCCGACGCGTTCCTCCTACGTGCCATGGCCGCGTCCGGCTGGGAACCGGTCCTGGACTGCTGTGTGAGCTGCGGAGTGGTGGGTCCGCACCGGGCGTTCCACGTCGCATCCGGGGGGACCGTGTGTGTGCACTGCAGGCCGCAGGGGTGTGCCATGCTCTCCCCCGGTGTCGCCGAGCACCTGTCGGCGCTGTTGGGTGGGGACTGGGACGCCGTGACCGTCTCGTCCCCGGCCGTCGTCCGCCAGGCCTCCGGGATCGCCGCCGCACACCTGCAGTGGCATCTCGAACGCGACCTGCGCAGCCTGCCGCTGGTCGATCGCGGGACGGTCGACCCTGTTCCCGTCGAGCCCCGTCCCGTCGACCCCCGTCCTGTCGACCCAGTTCTCGTCGACTCAGTTCCCGTCGTACCCCGTCCCTCCGAAACCGTTGAGGAGTCCCGTGCCCGGACTACCCAGATTCCGTAA
- a CDS encoding isoprenyl transferase — MTVRPPTPHPSGECPPAIPSEFVPRHVALVMDGNGRWAQEQGLPRTEGHKRGEAVLMDVVQGCIEIGVPYLSAYAFSTENWKRSPEEVRFLMGFNRDVLRRRRDEMHELGVRVRWAGRRPKLWKSVISELEEAEELTRDNTVMTLAMCVNYGGRAEIVDAARDFARRVAAGEVSADDLTEENFARYLDEPDMPDVDLFLRPSGELRTSNFLLWQSAYAEFVFQDTLFPDFDRRDLWAACLEYAERDRRFGGVAGA; from the coding sequence GTGACCGTGCGGCCGCCCACTCCGCACCCGTCGGGTGAGTGCCCGCCCGCGATCCCCTCGGAGTTCGTTCCACGCCACGTCGCACTGGTGATGGACGGCAACGGACGCTGGGCCCAGGAGCAGGGACTGCCCCGCACCGAGGGGCACAAGCGTGGCGAGGCGGTACTCATGGACGTGGTCCAGGGGTGCATCGAGATCGGTGTCCCGTACCTGTCCGCGTACGCGTTCTCCACGGAGAACTGGAAGCGCAGCCCCGAGGAGGTCCGTTTCCTCATGGGCTTCAACCGGGACGTGCTCCGCCGCCGTCGCGACGAGATGCACGAGCTGGGGGTGCGGGTCCGCTGGGCCGGCCGACGCCCCAAGTTGTGGAAGTCGGTCATCTCAGAGCTCGAGGAGGCCGAGGAGCTCACCCGCGACAACACGGTCATGACGTTGGCGATGTGCGTCAACTACGGCGGCCGTGCGGAGATCGTCGACGCGGCGCGCGACTTCGCGCGTCGGGTCGCCGCGGGGGAGGTCTCGGCCGACGACCTCACCGAGGAGAACTTCGCCCGCTACCTCGACGAGCCGGATATGCCGGACGTCGACCTCTTCCTGCGGCCGTCCGGTGAGCTGCGTACCTCCAACTTCCTGCTGTGGCAGAGCGCCTACGCCGAGTTCGTCTTCCAGGACACGCTGTTCCCCGACTTCGACCGACGGGACCTGTGGGCGGCCTGCCTCGAGTACGCGGAGAGGGACAGGCGATTCGGGGGAGTGGCCGGGGCCTGA
- a CDS encoding Fur family transcriptional regulator, translating into MSTPDKAIGVRSTRQRSAISALLDESKGFRSAQDLHAELRDRGDAIGLTTVYRTLQSMSDAGAVDVLRTDSGELIFRKCSDSHHHHLVCRVCGFTVEVEEPGVETWAHRAGGAHGFTEVTHTVELFGLCEACVAARRDGSAGIAD; encoded by the coding sequence GTGTCCACACCAGACAAGGCGATCGGCGTGCGCTCGACCCGTCAACGCAGTGCCATCTCCGCGCTGCTCGACGAATCCAAGGGGTTCCGCTCGGCCCAGGATCTCCATGCCGAACTCCGCGACCGCGGCGACGCCATCGGACTGACCACCGTCTACCGGACCCTGCAGTCGATGTCCGACGCCGGAGCGGTCGACGTGCTGCGCACCGACTCCGGAGAGTTGATCTTCCGGAAGTGCTCCGACTCGCACCACCATCACCTGGTGTGCCGGGTGTGCGGATTCACGGTGGAGGTCGAGGAACCGGGAGTGGAGACGTGGGCGCACCGCGCCGGCGGGGCCCACGGTTTCACCGAGGTGACCCACACCGTCGAGTTGTTCGGCCTGTGCGAGGCGTGTGTCGCCGCCCGGCGGGACGGGTCGGCGGGGATCGCCGACTGA
- a CDS encoding ArsR/SmtB family transcription factor, translating to MASGPESPADPGPAADIHDPGPHADPVPLPPQHVVSAAGELLRALSAPLRIAIVLQLREGPRCVHELVDALGVAQPLVSQHLRVLKSSNVVSAHRRGREIRYELLDDHLLHIVEAAVGHAGEE from the coding sequence ATGGCATCCGGACCCGAGTCCCCGGCCGACCCCGGGCCTGCCGCGGACATCCACGACCCCGGCCCCCACGCCGATCCCGTGCCGCTGCCACCGCAGCACGTGGTCTCGGCCGCTGGCGAGTTGCTCCGTGCGCTGTCGGCGCCGTTGCGTATCGCGATAGTGCTGCAGCTCCGCGAGGGGCCGCGCTGCGTCCACGAGTTGGTGGACGCCCTGGGGGTCGCGCAGCCGCTGGTGAGTCAGCATCTCCGGGTCCTCAAGTCGTCCAACGTCGTCTCGGCACACCGGCGGGGACGCGAGATCCGCTACGAGTTGCTCGACGACCACCTGTTGCACATCGTCGAGGCGGCCGTCGGGCACGCCGGTGAGGAGTAG